Proteins from one Listeria weihenstephanensis genomic window:
- a CDS encoding glycoside hydrolase family 65 protein: MLLKNDIQALKYDKGTGELNNWLITETRFNPETLGKVEAVFSLGNGYMGLRSATEERYSKEVRGNFVAGTFNKFLGDKEVTELPNAADMTEMALTLNGETFQLTDGEILDFDRTLNLKDAELSRQIHWRSPSGDEYKLFFTRFVSLDNKHIIAQKVAITPLSRDLTLKLNSGINGQITNTGTQHFKEGVLRLYDQKIMKLEAHTTESNIDFAHFTRHEFTLENDTFTPKNTIFMDRRKIFTTFEPETIKKNETITIEKISGVYTSRDRDWENVDTALASFATVPNYDTLFQAHRKAWRTNIWEQYPIQIEGVDFDQLAIRFAVYHLTGMTPAHDNRMNIGAKGLSGEGYKGHAFWDTEIFVLPFFTTSNPKIARQLLEYRFLSIPGAVRKAAENNYEGAMFPWESAWLEDGEVTPVWGAADIITGEPTKIWSGFIEQHITADIAFAVWQYYQFTGDQDFMEKHGYELLFATAVFWQSRLEENSDHYEITGVVGPDEYKEHVDNNAFTNYMAHWNLEKAIHYYDLLLQENPALLEALSSKWDLRTNYRKWQEKSSKLYLPQPNSELVIPQDDTYLSKKIIDLTPYKEASQVGALFLEYNLDQVNDMQITKQADVMILLYLLENEFSPEVKQANWDYYEPKTLHDSSLSRATHSILASDLGDKELAYSMFEKASRIDLGQNMKSSDPGIHSASIGGIWQVVVNGFGGVRMLDGKLYLHPHLPEKWTALQFPIYWKGSRLLINVTKDTIKITNTSNNDVQLTLNGTEISILANTTFTNN, encoded by the coding sequence ATGCTATTAAAAAATGATATTCAGGCTTTAAAATACGATAAAGGTACAGGAGAATTAAATAATTGGCTCATCACTGAAACACGCTTCAATCCCGAGACACTCGGCAAAGTCGAAGCCGTTTTCAGTTTAGGAAATGGCTATATGGGACTACGTTCAGCGACAGAAGAACGCTATTCTAAAGAAGTCCGCGGTAATTTTGTGGCCGGGACATTCAATAAGTTCCTCGGAGATAAAGAAGTCACCGAATTGCCAAACGCGGCGGATATGACCGAAATGGCGCTCACACTCAACGGCGAGACATTCCAGCTCACAGATGGTGAAATTCTAGATTTCGATCGCACGCTCAACCTAAAAGATGCCGAGCTATCACGTCAAATCCATTGGCGCTCCCCATCAGGTGACGAGTATAAACTTTTTTTCACCCGCTTCGTCTCCCTAGATAATAAGCACATTATTGCTCAAAAAGTCGCGATTACACCTCTTTCAAGAGACCTTACGCTAAAATTAAACTCTGGCATCAACGGTCAAATAACTAACACTGGTACGCAGCATTTCAAAGAAGGCGTCCTTCGTTTATACGATCAAAAAATCATGAAACTTGAAGCACATACCACCGAATCTAATATTGATTTTGCGCATTTTACCCGTCATGAATTCACCCTAGAAAATGACACATTTACACCGAAAAACACCATTTTCATGGATCGTCGTAAGATTTTTACAACATTTGAACCAGAAACGATTAAAAAGAATGAAACGATCACCATTGAAAAAATATCTGGCGTGTATACAAGTCGCGATAGAGATTGGGAAAACGTTGATACAGCACTCGCCTCTTTTGCTACCGTTCCAAACTACGATACTTTATTCCAAGCTCACCGCAAAGCATGGCGCACTAACATTTGGGAACAATACCCGATTCAAATCGAAGGCGTTGATTTCGACCAACTTGCGATCCGATTTGCCGTTTATCACCTAACAGGCATGACGCCAGCGCATGATAACCGCATGAATATTGGCGCGAAAGGCCTTTCCGGCGAAGGTTATAAAGGTCATGCTTTCTGGGATACCGAAATTTTTGTGTTACCATTTTTCACAACATCCAATCCAAAAATCGCCCGCCAACTCCTAGAATATCGTTTCCTTTCCATACCTGGCGCGGTCCGCAAAGCAGCAGAGAACAATTACGAAGGCGCTATGTTCCCGTGGGAATCCGCTTGGCTTGAAGACGGTGAAGTAACCCCAGTTTGGGGCGCAGCCGACATCATCACTGGCGAACCGACGAAAATCTGGTCTGGTTTCATCGAACAACATATCACCGCTGACATCGCGTTCGCTGTTTGGCAATATTACCAATTCACTGGCGATCAAGATTTCATGGAAAAACACGGTTACGAGCTCCTATTTGCCACAGCAGTTTTCTGGCAATCGCGTCTCGAAGAAAATAGTGATCACTATGAAATAACTGGCGTTGTCGGTCCCGATGAATACAAGGAGCATGTCGATAACAACGCCTTTACGAACTATATGGCACACTGGAATTTAGAAAAAGCGATCCACTATTACGACCTACTACTACAAGAAAATCCAGCATTACTAGAAGCACTTTCAAGCAAATGGGACTTAAGAACCAACTACCGAAAATGGCAAGAAAAATCAAGCAAACTCTACCTACCACAGCCGAATTCCGAGTTAGTAATCCCTCAAGACGACACTTATTTATCCAAAAAAATCATTGATCTAACACCGTATAAAGAAGCTTCACAAGTCGGCGCCCTATTCCTAGAGTACAATCTAGACCAAGTCAACGATATGCAAATCACAAAACAAGCCGACGTCATGATTCTCCTTTACCTACTAGAAAACGAATTTTCACCAGAAGTGAAGCAAGCAAACTGGGATTATTACGAACCAAAAACACTACACGATTCATCCTTGAGCCGCGCCACACATAGTATTTTAGCATCCGATTTAGGCGATAAAGAACTGGCTTACTCCATGTTTGAAAAAGCAAGTCGCATTGATCTTGGTCAGAACATGAAATCGAGTGATCCCGGCATTCACTCCGCATCAATCGGTGGCATTTGGCAAGTGGTCGTTAACGGTTTCGGCGGCGTCCGTATGCTTGATGGTAAACTCTACCTACACCCGCATCTTCCAGAGAAATGGACAGCGCTACAATTTCCGATTTACTGGAAAGGCTCCCGCTTGCTAATCAACGTCACAAAAGATACTATCAAAATAACAAATACATCAAATAATGACGTTCAGTTAACACTAAATGGCACTGAAATATCAATTTTAGCCAATACAACATTTACAAATAACTAA
- a CDS encoding glycoside hydrolase family 65 protein, whose amino-acid sequence MKKINPSIIYPIENWQVSESEYTLETNQRSETIFTVGNGYIGIRGCTEETMPELENHTLPGTYINGFYETAPIIYGEAAYGYAENHQTILNVPNALPFEITVDGEKITLFSGKITDYSRKLSFKTGLFERQFTWTSEKTGKQLKIIFSRLASFTRKHVAAIKINIQPVNFMAADIQVTSSLQGAVTNQEHDGDPRAGAAFSGQVLNTEKVIQQSGILGLFQRTTSSKLEIASGIKHSIPGSVSQKQDFWSESWQFDGSTSIEISKFIGYATSEKDNIQTLCTELEKASKAGFAQLVQEQVDYLDLFWNRADIGVTGDDALQQALRFNAFHLLQSVGRDGRTNIAAKGVTGEGYEGHYFWDTEIFIFPFFAFTQPEIAKKLLEYRYSILPNAKKRARDLACSGALFPWRTINGEEASAYYPAGTAQIHINADIMHALKLYTEVTNDTDFLNEKGLEMLIETSRFYMDYGDFVEGRGFTINGVTGPDEYTALINNNTYTNMMVKDQLEFLLTSLTDEARIKFNISDIEIKNWTLAAKNMYIHRTNSALIGQDDSFLNKGKWPFETTREDQYPLLLHFHPMKIYQKQVLKQADLILAMVLQSERFSDEEKQVNYDYYEPLTTHDSSLSPATHAIIAAELGRMEQAVSFFYYTARTDLDDYHHNVKDGVHTAAMAGSWLTIVYGFAGLRIKNGELHFQPRLPDKWTGYQFRITFQGRIIEVQTTTSGTNFTLIQGNSIQLFSDGNPIQL is encoded by the coding sequence ATGAAAAAAATCAACCCAAGTATCATTTATCCAATCGAAAACTGGCAGGTATCCGAATCCGAGTATACTTTAGAAACAAACCAACGTAGCGAGACCATTTTCACCGTCGGGAATGGCTATATCGGGATTCGTGGTTGCACCGAAGAAACCATGCCTGAGCTTGAAAACCACACGCTTCCAGGAACCTACATCAATGGTTTTTACGAAACGGCACCGATTATTTATGGAGAAGCAGCTTATGGTTATGCCGAAAATCACCAAACCATTCTAAATGTCCCTAACGCATTACCGTTTGAAATAACAGTAGATGGGGAGAAAATAACACTATTCAGCGGTAAAATAACGGACTACTCTCGAAAACTCTCTTTTAAAACCGGCCTATTCGAGCGACAATTCACGTGGACCTCTGAAAAAACAGGAAAACAGCTTAAAATCATATTTTCTCGATTAGCCTCATTCACCAGAAAGCACGTAGCGGCCATTAAAATCAACATTCAGCCAGTAAATTTCATGGCTGCGGACATCCAAGTCACATCTTCCCTCCAAGGCGCTGTAACAAATCAAGAACATGATGGCGATCCACGTGCTGGAGCTGCTTTTTCAGGGCAAGTTCTAAACACAGAAAAAGTGATTCAACAAAGCGGTATACTTGGTTTATTTCAGCGTACTACTTCTTCCAAACTAGAAATTGCTAGCGGTATCAAGCACAGTATTCCAGGTTCTGTATCGCAAAAACAAGATTTTTGGTCAGAATCATGGCAATTTGACGGTTCAACATCCATAGAAATCTCAAAATTCATTGGTTATGCTACCTCTGAAAAAGATAATATCCAAACACTTTGCACAGAACTTGAAAAAGCCTCGAAAGCTGGATTTGCACAACTTGTACAAGAACAAGTGGATTATCTTGATCTATTTTGGAATCGGGCTGATATTGGAGTTACTGGCGATGACGCGTTGCAACAAGCGCTCAGATTCAATGCCTTCCACTTGCTCCAATCCGTTGGGCGCGATGGTAGGACAAATATTGCAGCTAAAGGCGTGACCGGTGAAGGTTATGAAGGGCATTATTTCTGGGATACCGAGATTTTCATTTTCCCATTTTTCGCATTTACCCAACCCGAAATCGCGAAGAAATTGCTCGAATATCGCTATAGTATATTGCCGAATGCCAAAAAACGAGCTCGCGATCTAGCATGTTCCGGTGCACTTTTCCCATGGCGTACTATCAACGGTGAAGAAGCCTCTGCCTATTATCCAGCTGGAACCGCACAAATTCATATTAATGCAGATATTATGCATGCCTTGAAATTATATACTGAGGTTACCAACGACACAGATTTCCTCAATGAAAAAGGCCTTGAGATGCTAATTGAAACTAGCCGTTTTTACATGGATTACGGTGATTTTGTGGAGGGCCGTGGCTTTACAATCAATGGTGTGACTGGACCAGATGAGTATACCGCGCTGATAAACAACAACACCTATACAAATATGATGGTGAAAGATCAGCTCGAATTCCTGCTCACCTCACTTACCGATGAAGCGCGGATCAAGTTCAACATTAGTGACATAGAGATTAAAAATTGGACTCTTGCAGCTAAAAATATGTATATTCATCGCACAAATTCTGCACTAATCGGTCAAGATGATTCTTTCTTAAACAAAGGGAAATGGCCTTTTGAAACCACACGCGAAGATCAATATCCATTATTACTCCACTTCCATCCCATGAAAATATATCAAAAACAGGTTTTGAAACAAGCTGATCTTATTCTTGCGATGGTTTTACAAAGCGAACGATTTTCAGATGAGGAAAAACAGGTCAACTATGACTATTATGAACCTCTAACTACACACGATTCATCCCTTTCACCAGCAACTCATGCGATTATTGCAGCTGAACTCGGTCGAATGGAGCAAGCGGTATCCTTCTTTTACTATACAGCTAGAACGGATCTTGACGACTACCATCACAACGTAAAAGATGGCGTACACACAGCTGCGATGGCTGGAAGTTGGTTAACAATTGTCTATGGGTTTGCTGGCTTACGAATTAAAAATGGCGAACTCCATTTCCAACCACGCCTACCTGACAAATGGACTGGCTATCAATTCCGCATCACATTCCAAGGTCGCATCATTGAAGTTCAAACGACAACCTCTGGGACAAATTTCACCCTAATTCAAGGCAATTCCATCCAATTATTTTCTGATGGGAATCCAATTCAATTATAA
- the serC gene encoding 3-phosphoserine/phosphohydroxythreonine transaminase, which yields MKRAYNFSAGPAIMPVPVLEKVQEELLSYKGSGMSVMELSHRSDLFEEILAGAESLLRELMHIPENYKILFLQGGASLQFSMVPMNLMAGKTAYYVNTGSWSEKAIEEAAKIGDVEVLASSKDKNFSYIPEIPRVPSDAAYLHITTNNTIEGTAIFTPPETGDVPLVADMSSNILSSVYDVSKFGLIYAGAQKNIGPAGLTIVIVREDLIGNVAGLPAMLDYEVQTKNGSMYNTPATFAIYVSKLVFEWIKEQGGVAGIEALNRKKAGLLYDYLDASSLFSSPVNKADRSLTNVPFVTGSADLDALFIKEAEELHFENLKGHRSVGGMRASIYNAFPYEGVEALTTLMGKFVATHKGGEIHV from the coding sequence GTGAAAAGAGCGTATAATTTTTCAGCAGGACCTGCGATTATGCCCGTACCGGTTTTAGAGAAGGTGCAGGAGGAGTTATTATCGTACAAGGGTTCAGGAATGTCAGTAATGGAATTAAGTCATCGTTCGGATTTGTTTGAGGAAATCCTTGCGGGAGCAGAATCGCTATTGCGTGAATTAATGCACATCCCCGAAAATTACAAAATCTTATTCTTGCAAGGCGGGGCTAGTCTGCAATTCAGCATGGTACCAATGAATTTGATGGCTGGCAAGACGGCTTATTATGTCAATACAGGGTCATGGTCTGAAAAAGCGATAGAGGAAGCGGCTAAAATTGGTGATGTTGAAGTTTTGGCGTCGTCCAAAGATAAGAATTTCAGTTATATTCCAGAGATACCGCGTGTGCCGTCCGATGCGGCTTATTTGCATATTACGACAAATAATACGATTGAGGGTACGGCGATTTTCACACCTCCTGAAACGGGTGATGTGCCGCTTGTCGCGGATATGTCTTCCAATATTTTGTCGAGTGTGTACGATGTGAGCAAGTTTGGCTTGATTTATGCAGGAGCTCAGAAAAACATTGGTCCTGCGGGTCTCACGATCGTTATTGTTCGAGAGGATTTGATTGGAAATGTAGCTGGTTTGCCGGCAATGCTTGATTACGAGGTTCAGACGAAGAATGGTTCGATGTACAATACGCCAGCGACTTTTGCGATTTATGTGTCGAAGTTGGTTTTTGAATGGATTAAGGAGCAAGGTGGCGTGGCGGGAATCGAGGCGCTGAATAGGAAGAAAGCTGGACTTTTATATGATTATTTGGATGCGTCATCGTTGTTCTCGTCTCCTGTAAACAAGGCTGATCGCTCGCTTACGAATGTGCCGTTTGTGACGGGTTCAGCGGATTTAGATGCCTTATTTATTAAAGAAGCGGAGGAACTTCACTTTGAAAATTTGAAGGGACATCGCTCGGTTGGTGGTATGCGCGCAAGTATCTACAATGCATTTCCGTATGAGGGTGTTGAAGCATTGACGACTCTGATGGGAAAATTTGTAGCGACTCATAAAGGGGGAGAAATACATGTTTAA
- a CDS encoding phosphoglycerate dehydrogenase, giving the protein MFNIQTFNAIAKEGLRKFDVEKYLIDGNQVPDGILLRSYDLHDFDFPESVKAVARAGAGVNNIPVDACSDKGIVVFNTPGANANAVKELVLASLFMGARPILEGSEWVKTLDGEDIEKKVEAGKKKFAGTELAGKRLGIIGLGAIGALVANDALALGMDVVGYDPYVSVDTAWRISKEVERAMTLEEVLATCDYLTVHVPLKDNTAGMFNRETLQLLKPSAVLLNFSRGELVDEDAMVDALNAGQLRMYITDFAKESFIQHPRVEVLPHLGASTEEAETNCAKMAAKELAYFLETGSIKNSVNFPNVDMPYNGHPRLAVFHHNVPNMVGQVTTELANGSINILDMTNRSKGDYAYTLIDMEKGAQANLAVVEKSLGAIPGVIRVRVIEPAGVTAY; this is encoded by the coding sequence ATGTTTAATATTCAGACTTTCAATGCGATTGCGAAAGAAGGATTACGTAAGTTCGATGTGGAGAAGTACTTAATTGACGGGAATCAAGTACCGGATGGTATTTTACTGCGAAGTTATGATCTGCATGATTTTGATTTTCCAGAGAGTGTGAAAGCCGTTGCTAGAGCAGGTGCGGGAGTGAACAATATTCCTGTTGACGCATGTTCGGATAAGGGAATCGTGGTTTTCAACACGCCTGGCGCGAATGCAAACGCGGTGAAAGAGCTGGTATTAGCGAGTTTATTTATGGGTGCGCGGCCGATTCTGGAAGGTTCAGAATGGGTGAAAACGCTTGATGGTGAGGATATTGAGAAAAAGGTTGAAGCTGGGAAGAAGAAGTTTGCTGGGACTGAACTGGCTGGGAAACGACTTGGAATCATCGGTTTAGGCGCGATTGGTGCGCTTGTGGCGAATGATGCGTTGGCGCTGGGCATGGATGTTGTCGGTTATGATCCTTATGTTTCGGTCGATACGGCTTGGCGGATTTCGAAGGAAGTGGAACGCGCGATGACGCTGGAGGAAGTTTTAGCAACGTGTGATTATTTGACGGTGCATGTGCCGTTGAAGGATAATACGGCGGGCATGTTCAACCGGGAAACGTTGCAATTGCTGAAACCGAGCGCGGTCTTGCTGAATTTTTCACGTGGGGAATTAGTGGATGAGGATGCGATGGTTGATGCGCTTAATGCTGGCCAATTGCGCATGTACATTACGGATTTTGCGAAAGAATCGTTTATTCAGCATCCGCGCGTGGAAGTATTGCCTCATTTAGGAGCTTCGACGGAAGAAGCGGAGACGAACTGTGCTAAAATGGCAGCGAAGGAATTGGCGTACTTTTTAGAGACTGGAAGCATCAAGAATTCTGTGAACTTTCCAAATGTGGATATGCCTTATAATGGACATCCACGCCTGGCGGTATTTCATCATAATGTACCGAATATGGTTGGACAGGTCACGACGGAACTGGCAAATGGATCGATCAATATTTTGGACATGACGAATCGCAGTAAAGGCGATTATGCGTATACACTGATCGATATGGAAAAAGGTGCGCAGGCGAATTTGGCAGTTGTGGAGAAGAGTCTTGGCGCGATTCCAGGCGTGATTCGTGTTCGTGTGATCGAACCTGCTGGTGTGACGGCTTATTAG
- a CDS encoding MFS transporter encodes MKAKLWTKDYVILLISSLFLYIGFQIFMPTLPAQIIKLGGTETQASLAVGLFSLVALFMRVIAGGLNDRFGAKIMILVGFFVLIAVTVNFYWSTVVSALLVLRLFHGVGWGITTTSIATGVSTLVPPNRTGEGIGFYGLTTALGMSLAPIIAIILMNQFSFNFLIGFSIVLMVLVFILVTRLQMPKQEIVVKHKMQLFDKGALLPALLCMLMAFPLGGIQTFMMIYGLELHVKMVWIFFVGQAIMVLISRVFAGRLYDSKGHRVVIIPGILLMGIGLWWLSFATGAWTLFGASLFFGLGYGMVQPSLQALAVDRAAPDKKGIANGTFLSGMDVGMALGSFGLSFIAANYSYAMMYRWSIVTLVIFLAIYLIVFRSRRLLPGK; translated from the coding sequence TTGAAGGCGAAGTTGTGGACGAAAGATTACGTTATTTTATTGATTTCTAGTTTATTTTTATATATTGGTTTTCAAATTTTCATGCCTACTTTACCGGCGCAGATTATTAAACTTGGAGGTACGGAAACCCAGGCGAGTTTGGCGGTGGGCTTATTTTCGTTGGTAGCTTTATTTATGCGAGTTATTGCAGGAGGGCTAAATGATCGTTTTGGTGCGAAAATAATGATTTTGGTTGGCTTTTTTGTATTGATTGCGGTTACGGTGAATTTTTATTGGTCAACGGTTGTATCGGCGCTTCTGGTGCTACGATTATTTCATGGCGTCGGTTGGGGGATTACAACAACTTCCATTGCGACTGGTGTTTCGACACTTGTGCCACCGAATCGGACGGGGGAAGGTATTGGTTTTTATGGATTGACGACGGCACTTGGGATGTCGCTTGCACCGATTATTGCGATTATTTTGATGAACCAGTTTTCGTTTAATTTTCTGATTGGGTTCTCGATTGTGTTGATGGTATTGGTGTTTATATTGGTAACAAGACTTCAAATGCCAAAACAGGAGATCGTTGTGAAACATAAAATGCAATTGTTCGATAAGGGGGCGTTATTGCCTGCATTGCTGTGCATGTTGATGGCGTTTCCGTTAGGTGGAATTCAGACGTTTATGATGATTTATGGACTGGAATTACACGTGAAAATGGTCTGGATTTTCTTTGTCGGGCAGGCAATTATGGTATTAATAAGTCGTGTTTTTGCAGGGCGATTATATGATTCGAAAGGACATCGGGTCGTTATTATTCCTGGAATCCTACTGATGGGCATTGGATTATGGTGGTTGTCATTTGCAACAGGAGCTTGGACTTTGTTCGGAGCTTCGCTATTCTTCGGTCTCGGTTATGGAATGGTGCAACCTTCATTACAGGCTTTGGCGGTGGATCGTGCGGCACCTGATAAAAAAGGTATCGCAAATGGGACATTTTTGTCAGGGATGGATGTCGGGATGGCGCTTGGTAGTTTTGGACTGAGTTTTATTGCAGCCAATTATAGTTATGCAATGATGTATCGTTGGTCGATTGTGACTTTGGTGATTTTTTTAGCAATATATTTGATTGTATTCCGATCTAGGCGATTATTACCCGGGAAATAA
- a CDS encoding MarR family winged helix-turn-helix transcriptional regulator, whose product MREFYDGITFRTNVVAKKASLGLQHALERFEVTPEQWSVLNVVDQKAPISQRHVADFAEKDAPTVNRIIDVLVRKNLMTKMVDEKDRRITLLSLSIEGKQKVQLIRNVVEETCAHFYQGISDVELATYLDILARIENNLE is encoded by the coding sequence ATGCGGGAATTTTATGATGGCATTACGTTTCGGACAAATGTGGTGGCGAAAAAGGCTAGTCTTGGATTACAACATGCTTTGGAGCGCTTTGAAGTGACGCCAGAGCAGTGGTCGGTTTTGAATGTGGTGGATCAAAAGGCGCCGATTTCTCAGCGGCATGTGGCTGATTTTGCGGAAAAAGATGCACCGACTGTGAACCGGATTATCGATGTGCTTGTTCGGAAAAATTTGATGACGAAAATGGTGGACGAGAAGGATCGGCGGATTACGTTATTATCTCTTTCTATAGAAGGAAAACAAAAAGTGCAACTGATTCGAAATGTGGTGGAGGAGACGTGTGCGCATTTTTATCAAGGGATATCGGATGTAGAACTTGCAACATATTTGGATATTTTAGCGCGGATTGAAAATAATTTAGAGTGA
- a CDS encoding aquaporin: MSKKLFAEFIGTFVLVLFGTGTAVLGGGIEGIGTLGIAMAFGLSIVAMAYSIGTISGCHVNPAVSVAMFLNKRISGSELVGYIVAQVAGAIVGTVTLLSFLNLSDMSTKNLGQNGFGNIGAGGAFLVEAILTFVFVLVIIVVTGKKGNPAFAGLVIGLTLVLIHLLGIPLTGTSVNPARSIGPALFAGGEALSQLWVFILAPIVGGLVAAIVGKFALDSEK; encoded by the coding sequence ATGAGTAAAAAATTATTTGCTGAATTTATCGGAACTTTTGTTTTGGTTTTATTCGGTACAGGTACTGCTGTTTTAGGCGGCGGAATTGAAGGAATTGGAACGCTTGGAATTGCGATGGCATTTGGTTTGTCAATCGTTGCGATGGCGTACAGCATTGGGACTATTTCTGGATGTCACGTGAATCCAGCTGTTTCCGTTGCGATGTTCTTGAACAAGAGAATTTCAGGTAGCGAGTTAGTAGGATATATTGTGGCGCAAGTAGCAGGTGCGATTGTTGGTACCGTTACATTGCTTTCATTCTTAAATCTTTCTGATATGTCTACAAAAAACTTAGGTCAAAATGGATTTGGAAATATCGGTGCAGGCGGTGCGTTTTTAGTAGAAGCAATTTTAACTTTCGTATTCGTTTTAGTTATCATCGTCGTTACTGGTAAAAAAGGAAATCCTGCGTTCGCTGGTCTAGTTATCGGCTTGACTCTAGTTTTAATTCACTTATTAGGTATTCCGTTGACAGGAACTTCTGTTAACCCGGCTCGTAGTATTGGTCCAGCTTTATTTGCTGGCGGTGAAGCTTTATCTCAATTGTGGGTGTTTATTTTAGCGCCTATCGTTGGTGGTTTAGTCGCTGCGATTGTTGGTAAATTTGCTTTAGATAGTGAAAAATAA
- a CDS encoding DUF1015 domain-containing protein — MVKIRAFKAIRPSSDVVNDVASLPYDVLNTEEARELGDANPLSFLHIDKAEIDLAKDVSPYDASVYGQASANLTAFQDKEWLTKDATPKLYLYQLVMNGRPQTGLVTCTAIDDYVSGAIKKHELTREEKELDRIRHVDVTDANTSPIFLTYRSNAAVNEVVDAWIGSHDPVYDFDSFHDVTHRIWTVDDADVVNKLTEAFEEIPALYIADGHHRTESAVKVGLKRREEFPDAGANAEFNFFLSVLFPQDQLEILDYNRVVDVPIAPDFLEQIALKFDVEKVGKEAYKPAIPNTFGMYLDGAWYGLKVKPEFAGGDVIASLDVSILADQVLEPLFGIKDIRRDDRINFVGGIRGLAELAKLVDAGKYTVAFSMYPPTMDNLLDVADAGAIMPPKSTWFEPKLLSGLFVHDLESK, encoded by the coding sequence GTGGTGAAAATTAGAGCTTTTAAGGCGATTAGACCGAGTTCGGATGTCGTGAATGATGTGGCGTCATTGCCGTACGATGTGTTGAATACGGAGGAGGCGCGGGAACTTGGTGATGCGAACCCGTTGTCATTTTTACATATTGATAAGGCGGAGATTGATTTGGCGAAAGATGTATCGCCGTATGATGCTTCGGTTTATGGGCAGGCGTCGGCGAATTTGACGGCGTTTCAGGACAAGGAATGGCTTACGAAGGATGCGACGCCGAAATTATATTTGTATCAACTGGTGATGAATGGGCGACCGCAGACGGGGCTTGTGACGTGTACGGCGATTGATGATTATGTGAGTGGTGCGATCAAGAAACATGAGTTGACGCGTGAGGAGAAGGAGCTTGACCGGATTCGCCATGTGGATGTGACGGATGCGAACACGAGTCCAATCTTCTTGACGTATCGGTCGAATGCGGCGGTTAATGAGGTTGTGGATGCTTGGATTGGTAGTCATGATCCTGTGTATGATTTTGATAGTTTTCATGATGTGACGCATCGGATTTGGACGGTGGATGACGCAGACGTGGTAAATAAGCTTACAGAGGCGTTTGAGGAGATTCCGGCGCTTTATATTGCGGATGGGCATCATCGTACGGAATCGGCTGTGAAGGTAGGATTGAAGCGTCGGGAGGAGTTTCCTGATGCTGGTGCGAACGCAGAATTTAACTTCTTCTTATCGGTGTTATTCCCGCAAGATCAATTGGAGATTCTGGATTATAATCGGGTTGTTGATGTGCCGATTGCGCCTGATTTCTTAGAGCAAATCGCGCTAAAATTCGATGTAGAGAAGGTCGGGAAAGAGGCGTATAAACCAGCGATACCAAACACGTTTGGGATGTATTTGGATGGCGCTTGGTACGGTTTAAAAGTGAAGCCTGAGTTTGCTGGTGGAGACGTGATTGCGAGCTTGGATGTTTCTATTTTGGCGGATCAGGTATTGGAACCGCTGTTTGGTATTAAGGATATTCGTCGTGATGACAGGATTAATTTCGTTGGTGGGATTCGTGGACTTGCGGAGTTAGCGAAGTTGGTGGACGCTGGAAAATATACAGTTGCGTTCTCGATGTATCCGCCGACGATGGATAATCTACTTGATGTTGCAGATGCTGGTGCGATTATGCCACCGAAATCAACTTGGTTTGAGCCGAAGTTATTGAGTGGATTGTTTGTACATGATTTAGAGAGTAAATAA